In Streptomyces chartreusis, the following proteins share a genomic window:
- the thyX gene encoding FAD-dependent thymidylate synthase — MTDTPADDLKPSFRSDVSVELVKHSAADSDVLWAARVSTAGEQSLEELNKDPERSKGLINYLMRDRHGSPFEHNSMTFFISAPIFVFREFMRHRVGWSYNEESGRYRELQPVFYVPDASRKLVQEGRPGKYVFVEGTQAQQELVGRTMEDSYRQAYEAYQEMLAAGVAREVARAVLPVGLFSSMYATCNARSLMHFLGLRTQHELAKVPSFPQREIEMVGEKMEAEWARLMPLTYAAFNANGRMAP; from the coding sequence GTGACCGACACCCCCGCAGACGACCTCAAGCCCAGCTTCCGCAGCGATGTCTCCGTCGAGCTGGTCAAGCACAGCGCGGCCGACTCCGACGTGCTGTGGGCCGCCCGTGTCTCCACCGCCGGCGAGCAGTCCCTGGAGGAGCTCAACAAGGACCCGGAGCGCTCCAAGGGCCTGATCAACTACCTGATGCGGGACCGGCACGGCAGCCCCTTCGAGCACAACTCGATGACCTTCTTCATCAGCGCCCCGATCTTCGTCTTCCGCGAGTTCATGCGGCACCGCGTGGGCTGGTCGTACAACGAGGAAAGCGGCCGGTACAGGGAGCTCCAGCCCGTTTTCTACGTCCCCGACGCCTCCCGCAAGCTGGTCCAGGAGGGCCGCCCGGGCAAGTACGTCTTCGTGGAGGGCACCCAGGCCCAGCAGGAGCTGGTCGGCCGCACCATGGAGGACTCCTACCGGCAGGCCTACGAGGCCTACCAGGAGATGCTCGCCGCCGGCGTCGCCCGCGAGGTGGCCCGCGCCGTCCTCCCGGTCGGCCTGTTCTCCTCGATGTACGCCACCTGCAACGCCCGCTCGCTGATGCACTTCCTCGGCCTGCGCACCCAGCACGAGCTGGCCAAGGTCCCGTCCTTCCCGCAGCGGGAGATCGAGATGGTCGGCGAGAAGATGGAGGCGGAGTGGGCCAGGCTCATGCCGCTGACGTACGCCGCCTTCAATGCGAACGGCCGCATGGCGCCGTAA
- a CDS encoding PH domain-containing protein, producing MPLPFLTADRAFEAADDVALPFDDHERWRRPYRPGPWRVGAAALWLLLASYVLFAAVIIALTGTLPGAAAVFGIALAIIAGALRLLRMGVWVSSRGLRQVKFLVTRTVPWEQVAAVRTVQQPVRWLGLPRTVQGQALMLVRRGRSADDVPMLMTTHNADFLARVAAFERATDSIEAWAAENSRG from the coding sequence GTGCCCCTGCCCTTCCTGACGGCCGATCGCGCGTTCGAGGCAGCCGACGATGTCGCGCTGCCCTTCGACGACCACGAGCGCTGGCGGCGGCCCTACCGCCCCGGCCCGTGGCGGGTGGGCGCGGCCGCGCTGTGGCTGCTGCTCGCCTCGTACGTGCTGTTCGCGGCCGTCATCATCGCCCTGACCGGCACGCTCCCCGGCGCCGCTGCCGTCTTCGGCATCGCGCTCGCCATCATCGCCGGCGCGCTGCGGCTGCTGCGCATGGGCGTGTGGGTCAGCTCGCGCGGGCTGCGGCAGGTGAAGTTCCTCGTCACGCGGACGGTGCCCTGGGAGCAGGTCGCCGCGGTGCGCACGGTGCAGCAGCCGGTGCGCTGGCTGGGACTGCCGCGCACCGTGCAGGGCCAGGCGCTGATGCTCGTACGGCGTGGTCGCTCGGCGGACGACGTGCCGATGCTGATGACCACGCACAACGCCGACTTCCTCGCCCGGGTCGCGGCGTTCGAGCGGGCCACCGACTCGATCGAGGCGTGGGCCGCGGAGAACTCGCGCGGCTGA
- a CDS encoding ribonuclease J produces MSHPHPELAPPPPLPEGGLRVTPLGGLGEIGRNMTVFEYGGRLLIVDCGVLFPEEEQPGIDLILPDFSSIRDRLDDIEGIVLTHGHEDHIGGVPFLLREKPDIPLIGSKLTLALIEAKLQEHRIRPYTLEVAEGNRERIGPFDCEFVAVNHSIPDALAVAIRTPAGMVVHTGDFKMDQLPLDNRLTDLHAFARLSEEGIDLLLSDSTNAEVPGFVPPERDISNVLRQVFAGARKRIIVASFASHIHRIQQILDAAHEYGRRVAFVGRSMVRNMGIARDLGYLKVPPGLVVDVKTLDDLPDSEVVLVCTGSQGEPMAALSRMANRDHQIRIVDGDTVILASSLIPGNENAVYRVINGLTRWGANVVHKGNAKVHVSGHASAGELLYFYNICRPKNLMPVHGEWRHLRANAELGALTGVPHDRIVIAEDGVVVDLIEGKAKIAGKVQAGYVYVDGLSVGDVGEPALKDRKILGDEGIISVFVVVDSSTGKITGGPHIQARGSGIEDSAFGDVIPKITEVLERSAQDGVVEPHQLQQLVRRTLGKWVSDTYRRRPMILPVVVEV; encoded by the coding sequence TTGAGTCATCCGCATCCTGAACTTGCCCCGCCCCCGCCGCTCCCCGAAGGCGGCCTGCGGGTCACCCCGCTCGGCGGCCTCGGCGAGATCGGCCGCAACATGACGGTCTTCGAGTACGGCGGCCGTCTGCTGATCGTCGACTGCGGAGTGCTCTTCCCCGAGGAGGAGCAGCCCGGAATCGACCTGATCCTGCCGGACTTCTCGTCCATCAGGGACCGCCTCGACGACATCGAGGGCATCGTCCTCACGCACGGTCACGAGGACCACATCGGCGGCGTCCCCTTCCTGCTCCGCGAGAAGCCGGACATCCCGCTGATCGGCTCCAAGCTGACCCTCGCCCTGATCGAGGCCAAGCTCCAGGAGCACCGCATCCGCCCCTACACCCTGGAGGTGGCGGAGGGTAACCGCGAGCGCATCGGTCCCTTCGACTGCGAGTTCGTCGCGGTCAACCACTCCATCCCGGACGCCCTGGCCGTGGCCATTCGCACGCCCGCGGGCATGGTGGTCCACACCGGCGACTTCAAGATGGACCAGCTCCCGCTGGACAACCGTCTGACAGATCTGCACGCGTTCGCACGACTGAGCGAAGAGGGCATCGACCTCCTTCTCTCGGACTCCACGAACGCCGAGGTCCCGGGGTTCGTCCCGCCCGAGCGCGACATCTCCAACGTCCTGCGCCAGGTGTTCGCGGGTGCCCGCAAGCGGATCATCGTGGCCAGCTTCGCCAGCCACATCCACCGCATCCAGCAGATCCTGGACGCGGCCCACGAGTACGGCCGCCGGGTCGCCTTCGTCGGCCGCTCGATGGTCCGCAACATGGGCATCGCACGCGATCTGGGCTACCTGAAGGTCCCGCCGGGCCTGGTGGTGGACGTCAAGACCCTCGACGACCTCCCGGACAGCGAAGTGGTCCTGGTCTGCACGGGCTCCCAGGGCGAGCCGATGGCGGCCCTGTCGAGGATGGCCAACCGCGACCACCAGATCCGCATCGTCGACGGCGACACGGTGATCCTGGCGTCGTCCCTCATCCCCGGCAACGAGAACGCGGTCTACCGCGTGATCAACGGCCTGACCCGCTGGGGCGCGAACGTCGTCCACAAGGGCAACGCCAAGGTCCACGTCTCGGGCCACGCCTCGGCCGGCGAGCTGCTGTACTTCTACAACATCTGCCGACCGAAGAACCTGATGCCGGTGCACGGCGAATGGCGCCACCTGCGGGCCAACGCCGAACTGGGCGCCCTCACCGGCGTCCCGCACGACCGCATCGTCATCGCCGAGGACGGCGTCGTCGTCGACCTCATCGAGGGCAAGGCCAAGATCGCCGGCAAGGTCCAGGCCGGATACGTGTACGTCGACGGCCTCTCGGTCGGCGACGTGGGCGAGCCGGCGCTCAAGGACCGCAAGATCCTCGGCGACGAGGGCATCATCTCGGTCTTCGTGGTGGTGGACTCGTCCACCGGCAAGATCACGGGCGGCCCGCACATCCAGGCCCGCGGTTCCGGCATCGAGGACTCCGCCTTCGGGGATGTCATCCCGAAGATCACGGAGGTGCTGGAGCGGTCGGCCCAGGACGGCGTGGTCGAGCCCCACCAGCTGCAGCAGCTGGTGCGGCGCACCCTGGGCAAGTGGGTCTCCGACACCTACCGGCGCAGGCCGATGATCCTGCCTGTGGTGGTGGAGGTCTGA
- the dapA gene encoding 4-hydroxy-tetrahydrodipicolinate synthase produces the protein MAPTSTPQTPFGRVLTAMITPFTADGALDIDGAQRLAAHLVDAGNDGLIINGTTGESPTTSDAEKADLVRAVVEAVGDRAHVVAGVGTNDTHHSLELARTAQQVGAHGLLVVTPYYNKPPQEGLYRHFKAIADSTELPVMLYDIPGRSGVPINTETIVRLAEHPRIVANKDAKGDLGRASWAIARSGLAWYSGDDMLNLPLLSVGAVGFVSVVGHLVTPDLRALVDAHVSGDVQKATEIHQKLLPVYTGMFRTQGVMTTKAALALQGLPAGPLRAPMAECSPEEIEQLKIDLAAGGVQL, from the coding sequence ATGGCTCCGACCTCCACTCCGCAGACCCCCTTCGGGCGGGTCCTCACCGCCATGATCACGCCCTTCACGGCGGACGGCGCACTCGACATCGACGGCGCACAGCGGCTCGCCGCGCACCTGGTGGACGCAGGCAACGACGGCCTGATCATCAACGGCACCACCGGCGAGTCCCCCACCACCAGCGACGCGGAGAAAGCCGACCTCGTACGAGCGGTCGTGGAGGCCGTCGGCGACCGTGCCCACGTGGTGGCCGGAGTCGGCACCAACGACACCCACCACAGCCTGGAGCTAGCCCGCACCGCCCAGCAGGTGGGCGCACACGGCCTGCTGGTCGTCACGCCGTACTACAACAAGCCCCCGCAGGAGGGCCTGTACCGGCACTTCAAGGCCATCGCCGACAGCACCGAGCTGCCGGTCATGCTCTACGACATCCCTGGCCGCAGCGGCGTCCCGATCAACACCGAGACGATCGTCCGCCTGGCCGAGCACCCGCGCATCGTCGCCAACAAGGACGCGAAGGGTGACCTCGGCCGAGCCAGCTGGGCCATCGCCCGCTCCGGCCTCGCCTGGTACTCCGGCGACGACATGCTGAACCTGCCGCTGCTCTCCGTGGGCGCGGTCGGCTTCGTCTCGGTCGTCGGCCACCTCGTCACCCCCGACCTGCGCGCGCTCGTCGACGCGCACGTCTCCGGCGACGTCCAGAAGGCCACGGAGATCCACCAGAAGCTGCTCCCGGTCTACACCGGCATGTTCCGCACCCAGGGCGTCATGACGACGAAGGCCGCGCTTGCCCTCCAGGGCCTGCCCGCCGGGCCGCTGCGCGCCCCCATGGCGGAGTGCTCGCCCGAGGAGATCGAGCAGCTCAAGATCGATCTTGCCGCCGGCGGGGTACAGCTCTAA